One window of the Zea mays cultivar B73 chromosome 3, Zm-B73-REFERENCE-NAM-5.0, whole genome shotgun sequence genome contains the following:
- the LOC103651053 gene encoding cinnamoyl-CoA reductase 1: MSSKSAMLPNPAWPADKAMVEDDCWADVELLKRRQLWYNVSKTLAEKAAWEFAERESLQLVVLNPGTTLGPFFTPSVNTSLNILLQLLRGQELELDAVYTGWVDVRDVAQSAIVLYENPSAQGRHLCLASMERLVDFADRIADMYPEFPVHRIEEDKQGWLMRAKEPSKKLVDLGVRFLPFDVTIRETVDCFRSKGLI; encoded by the exons ATGTCGTCAAAGTCAGCCATGCTGCCGAATCCTGCCTGGCCTGCGGACAAGGCGATGGTCGAGGATGACTGCTGGGCCGACGTTGAGCTCCTCAAGAGACGTCAG CTCTGGTACAACGTCTCCAAAACGTTGGCAGAGAAGGCGGCGTGGGAGTTCGCCGAAAGGGAGAGTTTGCAGCTGGTTGTGCTGAATCCAGGGACTACTCTGGGCCCGTTTTTCACGCCATCAGTGAACACCAGCCTGAATATCCTGCTGCAGCTACTGAGAG GCCAGGAGCTGGAGTTGGACGCTGTCTACACAGGGTGGGTCGACGTCAGAGACGTGGCGCAGTCTGCGATCGTGCTGTACGAGAACCCATCCGCGCAGGGACGCCACCTATGCCTGGCGTCCATGGAACGCTTGGTTGACTTCGCCGATAGAATCGCTGATATGTACCCTGAATTCCCAGTTCATAG AATCGAGGAGGACAAACAGGGCTGGTTGATGAGAGCAAAGGAGCCCTCCAAGAAGTTGGTCGATCTGGGCGTCCGTTTCCTTCCGTTCGACGTGACCATCAGGGAGACCGTCGATTGCTTCAGAAGCAAAGGCCTCATCTAG
- the LOC100383409 gene encoding abscisic acid receptor PYL5 isoform X1 yields the protein MPYAATRTSPQQHSRVASNGRAVAACAGHAGVPDEVARHHEHAVAAGQCCSVMVQSIAAPADAVWSLVRRFDQPQGYKRFIRSCHLVDGDGVEVGSVRELLVVSGLPAENSRERLEIRDDERRVISFRILGGDHRLANYRSVTTVHEAASEGGPLTMVVESYVVDVPPGNTVEETRIFVDTIVRCNLQSLEDTVIRQQAMAAPAAPHNDHNHS from the coding sequence ATGCCGTACGCAGCCACAAGGACGTCGCCGCAGCAGCACAGCCGCGTGGCCAGCAACGGGAGGGCCGTGGCGGCGTGCGCAGGCCACGCGGGCGTGCCGGACGAGGTGGCGCGGCACCACGAGCACGCGGTGGCCGCGGGGCAGTGCTGCTCTGTGATGGTGCAGTCCATCGCGGCGCCGGCGGACGCGGTGTGGTCGCTGGTGCGCCGCTTCGACCAGCCGCAGGGGTACAAGCGCTTCATCAGGAGCTGCCACCTGGTGGACGGCGACGGCGTCGAGGTGGGGTCCGTGCGGGAGCTCCTGGTCGTGTCCGGGCTGCCCGCCGAGAACAGCCGCGAGCGGCTTGAGATCCGGGACGACGAGCGGCGGGTGATCAGCTTCCGGATCCTGGGCGGCGACCACCGCCTCGCCAACTACCGCTCCGTGACCACCGTGCACGAGGCGGCCTCAGAGGGCGGGCCGCTCACCATGGTCGTCGAGTCCTATGTGGTGGACGTGCCGCCGGGGAACACCGTCGAGGAGACGCGCATCTTCGTGGACACCATCGTTCGGTGCAACCTCCAATCCCTCGAGGACACGGTTATCAGGCAGCAGGCGATGGCGGCACCGGCAGCGCCGCACAACGACCACAACCACAGCTGA